From Montipora foliosa isolate CH-2021 chromosome 6, ASM3666993v2, whole genome shotgun sequence, a single genomic window includes:
- the LOC138008555 gene encoding myosin regulatory light polypeptide 9-like: MSGKAKTKKAGTKKKAQRATSNVFAMFDQQQIQEFKEAFGMIDQDRDGFIKETDLKDMFASLGTEKSKDYIEEMLGEAAGPLNFTMFLTIMGEKLNGTDPEDMIRNAFASFDPAGSGILNEDRLRPLLKGMGERFTEEECEEMFHLANADDDGNFNYVEFVKTIKHGSKDD, encoded by the exons ATGTCTGGCAAGGCGAAGACCAAAAAGGCTGGCACGAAAAAGAAGGCACAACGAGCAACCTCCAACGTATTTGCTATGTTCGATCAACAACAGATTCAAGAGTTTAAAGAAGCTTTCGGTATGATAGATCAAGACAGAGATGGCTTTATCAAGGAGACAGATCTTAAGGATATGTTTGCTTCCCTTGGTACCGAGAAGAGCAAGGACTACATTGAGGAGATGTTGGGCGAGGCAGCAGGTCCCTTGAATTTCACCATGTTTCTTACAATCATGGGAGAGAAGCTCAATGGTACCGATCCAGAGGATATGATAAGGAACGCATTTGCTTCCTTTGATCCGGCCGGATCTGGGATCCTCAATGAGGACAGGCTCAGGCCGTTGCTCAAAGGAATGGGTGAAAG GTTTACTGAAGAGGAGTGTGAGGAAATGTTTCACTTAGCAAACGCGGACGACGACGGAAACTTCAATTATGTGGAATTTGTTAAGACAATCAAACATGGCTCCAAGGACGACTGA
- the LOC138006380 gene encoding myosin regulatory light polypeptide 9-like, producing MSSTKSKSKKSGSKKKAQRATSNVFAMFDQTQIHEFKEAFNVIDQDRDGIISDKDLHDMFNSLGRPQTNEYIEEMLGEATGTVNFTMFMTLFSENMHGTDPEDMIRNAFTTFDPEGTGIINEDKLRPLLMKLGERFTEEECDEMFFSAKADDDGNFNYAEFTKVIKHGEKDD from the exons ATGTCTTCCACGAAGTCAAAGTCGAAAAAGAGTGGTTCGAAGAAGAAGGCCCAGCGAGCGACATCCAACGTGTTCGCCATGTTTGACCAGACGcaaattcatgaatttaaagaAGCATTCAACGTGATTGATCAAGACCGAGATGGGATCATCAGCGACAAGGATCTGCATGATATGTTCAATTCCCTGGGCAGGCCTCAGACCAACGAATACATTGAAGAAATGTTAGGGGAGGCTACAGGCACCGTCAATTTCACCATGTTCATGACGTTGTTCTCGGAGAATATGCACGGAACAGATCCAGAAGATATGATCCGCAACGCCTTTACTACCTTTGATCCCGAAGGAACAGGCATCATAAATGAGGACAAACTTCGTCCCCTGTTGATGAAACTTGGAGAAAG GTTCACAGAAGAAGAGTGTGATGAAATGTTCTTCAGTGCCAAAGCCGACGATGATGGCAATTTCAATTATGCAGAATTCACCAAAGTTATCAAACACGGTGAAAAAGATGACTAA
- the LOC138006381 gene encoding mediator of RNA polymerase II transcription subunit 28-like — translation MAAHKEDLVSAFESSLQACVSLSLVADNVEKDREFDDGNKHGVEACIKRFLESAKLLEADFLRKQMYSRVNHPQEVTKEEVEKLRAELTQKEELLAKTRERVAIWIEALRDLETKQLRVRLADMIPQRSVSVDSTS, via the exons ATGGCGGCCCACAAAGAAGATTTGGTCAGTGCGTTCGAATCTTCTTTGCAA gCTTGTGTCTCCCTTTCTCTTGTCGCGGACAATGTAGAGAAAGATCGCGAGTTCGATGATGGGAATAAACATG GAGTGGAAGCTTGCATCAAAAGATTTCTGGAGTCTGCGAAATTATTGGAAGCTGATTTCCTAAGGAAACAAATGTACAGTCGAGTAAACCATCCTCAGGAAGTCACCAAGGAG GAAGTGGAAAAGCTGCGAGCTGAACTTACACAAAAAGAAGAGTTACTTGCAAAAACAAGAGAGAGGGTGGCAATCTGGATTGAAGCACTTAGAgatcttgaaacaaaacaattaagAGTTCGCTTAGCAGATATGATACCACAAAGATCTGTGTCAGTGGATTCTACATCATAG
- the LOC138006382 gene encoding chymotrypsinogen A-like isoform X2, with product MPFSYKITVAALLYFFFIQEGSNAGRTIWTGEEYGFDPVQFEEHDDDDDDDEFSGDVIHGNWGSWNSWSKCTKKCCGKEKRIRVRYCNNPPPDRGGRPCEGLAIETKDCVVVAGQWGAWSKWTVCSKSCDIGLSQRTRYCNNPEPQNGGRTCVGIGQETRRCSLRTCPRATTSAAPTTSHPLICGRPKRSRIVGGEVASNRDWPWQVGLQTEDDDFIFCGGSLINREWVLTAAHCIYRNNPSRQGCVPPFPGLRVILGEFDVDNIDGHEVKKTISEVCMHHAYDHSIYNNDIALLRFSTPLPGFNETMSPVCLPTSSSSFPPGTTCSVTGWGKTSQSGAGVSKQLRVAHVPIIDHATCREQYWNRTGDIVTDKMICAGYQEGKVDSCKGDSGGPFVCKEGGSYILVGATSWGVGCAQPGQPGVYTDIKDFLGWIQDLISSNPEP from the exons ACTATCTGGACAGGCGAAGAGTATGGCTTTGATCCAGTTCAGTTTGAAGAacacgatgatgatgatgatgatgatgaattttCAGGCGACG TGATCCATGGCAACTGGGGATCTTGGAACTCTTGGAGTAAATGTACTAAGAAGTGCTGTGGGAAAGAAAAAAGGATAAGGGTACGATACTGTAACAATCCACCACCTGACCGCGGCGGGCGGCCATGCGAGGGACTTGCCATTGAAACGAAAGACTGTGTTGTGG TCGCTGGTCAGTGGGGGGCCTGGAGCAAGTGGACGGTCTGTTCCAAGTCATGTGACATTGGACTTTCGCAAAGGACTCGCTACTGCAACAACCCCGAACCTCAAAATGGCGGTAGAACGTGCGTAGGGATCGGTCAAGAGACGAGACGGTGTTCCTTGCGAACCTGTCCAAGAG CAACAACTTCAGCTGCCCCAACGACCTCTCATCCATTGATTTGTGGTCGACCAAAGAGAAGTCGCATTGTGGGAGGCGAAGTGGCATCAAATCGAGACTGGCCGTGGCAAGTTGGACTCCAGACCGAGGATGACGACTTCATTTTCTGCGGGGGGTCTCTTATCAATCGCGAGTGGGTGTTGACTGCTGCTCACTGCATATACCGCAACAATCCCAGCAGGCAAGGTTGCGTACCGCCATTTCCCGGCTTGCGCGTCATTCTTGGAGAATTTGACGTAGACAATATTGACGGGCATGAGGTTAAAAAAA CTATATCTGAGGTGTGTATGCATCACGCGTACGATCATTCTATATACAACAATGATATCGCTTTGCTGCGTTTTTCAACTCCACTTCCTGGATTCAACGAGACTATGAGCCCGGTCTGCCTTCCAACATCCAGTAGCAGCTTCCCTCCAGGGACCACTTGCTCAGTAACCGGATGGGGTAAGACGAGCCAGAGCGGCGCAGGGGTCTCCAAACAACTCCGCGTTGCCCATGTTCCTATTATTGACCATGCTACGTGCAGAGAACAGTACTGGAACCGTACGGGAGATATTGTGACTGATAAAATGATATGTGCCGGGTATCAAGAAGGAAAGGTCGATAGCTGCAAAGGTGACAGTGGCGGGCCATTCGTGTGCAAGGAAGGGGGAAGTTACATCCTTGTCGGAGCGACAAGCTGGGGTGTTGGATGTGCGCAACCAGGCCAGCCTGGAGTATATACCGATATCAAGGACTTCTTAGGGTGGATCCAAGATTTGATTTCTTCAAATCCGGAACCATGA
- the LOC138006382 gene encoding trypsin-like isoform X3: MPFSYKITVAALLYFFFIQEGSNAGRTIWTGEEYGFDPVQFEEHDDDDDDDEFSGDVIHGNWGSWNSWSKCTKKCCGKEKRIRVRYCNNPPPDRGGRPCEGLAIETKDCVVGDLKSLSSRIVGGRSTKIQDWPWQVGLQSNSNNGIFCGGSLLNHEWVLTAAHCISQFANPGINCSYVNSGNLTAVLGESDLKKVEGNEVYKNILKVCMHPNYNHRTLDYDLALLKLDTSVFFDVNDAVGPICLPCSRQNFEAGTQCFVTGWGRIHESGPLSSRLRVAGIPIIDQEKCKELYIEGEITPRMLCAGYNQGKIDSCQGDSGGPLVCRENGTLVLAGAVSWGFGCANQGKPGVYTNVIQLRSWIDVIMTRQ; the protein is encoded by the exons ACTATCTGGACAGGCGAAGAGTATGGCTTTGATCCAGTTCAGTTTGAAGAacacgatgatgatgatgatgatgatgaattttCAGGCGACG TGATCCATGGCAACTGGGGATCTTGGAACTCTTGGAGTAAATGTACTAAGAAGTGCTGTGGGAAAGAAAAAAGGATAAGGGTACGATACTGTAACAATCCACCACCTGACCGCGGCGGGCGGCCATGCGAGGGACTTGCCATTGAAACGAAAGACTGTGTTGTGG GCGACTTAAAGTCATTATCGAGCCGCATAGTGGGTGGCAGGTCCACAAAAATCCAGGATTGGCCGTGGCAAGTTGGGCTCCAATCGAATTCTAACAATGGCATCTTCTGTGGCGGCTCATTACTCAATCACGAATGGGTACTAACCGCTGCTCACTGCATCTCTCAGTTTGCCAATCCGGGGATCAATTGCTCATACGTTAATTCTGGAAATCTTACAGCCGTTTTAGGCGAGTCAGACTTGAAGAAGGTTGAAGGAAACGAAGTGTATAAGA atatTTTAAAGGTATGCATGCATCCAAACTACAATCACAGAACATTGGATTACGACCTTGCATTGCTTAAACTGGACACAAGTGTCTTTTTTGATGTTAATGATGCCGTAGGTCCCATATGTCTTCCGTGCTCTCGGCAAAATTTCGAAGCTGGAACACAATGCTTTGTTACTGGGTGGGGAAGAATTCATGAGTCCGGTCCTTTGTCCAGTAGGCTGCGTGTTGCGGGCATCCCGATTATTGATCAAGAAAAATGCAAGGAACTTTACATAGAGGGAGAGATCACGCCACGTATGCTGTGCGCAGGTTATAATCAGGGAAAGATTGACAGTTGCCAAGGAGACAGCGGAGGTCCTCTTGTCTGTCGGGAAAATGGAACGTTGGTATTGGCTGGAGCAGTAAGCTGGGGTTTTGGATGCGCCAATCAGGGGAAACCAGGCGTGTACACCAACGTCATTCAGCTTCGGTCCTGGATCGATGTCATCATGACCAGACAGTAA